The DNA sequence ACCGGGTCCCGGCCGTCCTGGGGTCCCGCCGTCTCCAGGATCTGCCCGGTGACCAGCCGCTCGAACGCCTGGGCCTGCACCCGCACCGCCTCGGGACCGAGGTCGGCCAGGATGTGGGAAGCCCGCGCGAAGAGGAAGTCGCCGGTGAGGACCGCGACGGAGTTGCCCCAGCGGGCGTTCGCGCTGTCCACCCCGCGCCGCACCTCGGCCTCGTCCATCACGTCGTCGTGGTACAGCGTGGCCAGGTGGGTCAGCTCCACGACGACGGCGGAGGGCACGACCCCGGGCGCGTAGGGGTCGCCGAACTGGGCGGAGAGCATCACGAGCAGCGGGCGGAACCGCTTGCCGCCGGCCCGCACCAGGTGCTGGGCGGCCTCCGTGATGAAGGGCACCTCGCTCTTGGTGGCCTCGAGCAGCCCCTCCTCGACAGCCGTCAATCCGGCCTGGACATCGGCTTCCAGAACCTGGTCCCGCACGCTCAGCCCGAACGGCCCGACGACGGTCACGAGGGGTCTCCTGTCTGCTGGTGTCTACTGGCGATTACACGGTTTGTCGATAGGTCGCTGCCATCACTCAAGTCAGCGTATCCGGTCACGTTTCGATCACCGCCAGCACCCAGGGTCACAAGCCGGGCGATACGGGATCAGGGGCGGAGTGATTTTGATCGGTTGATCACAAGGGACATTCTCCGACTTTCCGCCGCGCGTCGATCCACTCCCCGACACGGCCGCCGCCCCCGCCCCTCGACCGCTCCCCGGCCCACTCCCCGGCCCGCTCCTCACCCCGCCCGCCGGCCCGCTCCCCGGCCCGCTCCTCGACCCATTCCTCGGCCCGCTCTTCGGCACGC is a window from the Streptomyces capillispiralis genome containing:
- a CDS encoding polyprenyl synthetase family protein, translating into MTVVGPFGLSVRDQVLEADVQAGLTAVEEGLLEATKSEVPFITEAAQHLVRAGGKRFRPLLVMLSAQFGDPYAPGVVPSAVVVELTHLATLYHDDVMDEAEVRRGVDSANARWGNSVAVLTGDFLFARASHILADLGPEAVRVQAQAFERLVTGQILETAGPQDGRDPVDHYLDVLGGKTGSLVAVSCRFGAMMSGADETVVDVLTQYGERLGVAFQLADDVLDIASDSHESGKTPGTDLREGIATLPVLRLRERAARLGLAEDIALCELLDSDLTDDARHAEALRLLRAHPALEHARRDTVRYAEEARAALAPLRECDAKAALVQLCDAVVHRAG